One genomic region from Dehalobacter restrictus DSM 9455 encodes:
- a CDS encoding plasmid mobilization protein translates to MRRRNIRVQVWLNREEREKLQASAKKSGLFGENYLRTLINGFVPKELPPADYHVMVRELHAIGNNLNQIAAKANATGHIDRAIFQDEANRLRQAVLDIRAAVTSPQKLE, encoded by the coding sequence ATGAGAAGACGCAACATCCGTGTCCAAGTCTGGCTTAACCGGGAAGAAAGGGAGAAACTACAAGCCAGTGCCAAAAAATCCGGTCTTTTCGGAGAAAACTACTTGCGCACCCTCATAAACGGCTTTGTGCCCAAAGAGCTTCCTCCGGCAGATTATCATGTCATGGTGAGGGAGCTTCACGCCATCGGCAATAACCTAAACCAGATTGCAGCTAAGGCCAATGCCACGGGACATATTGACAGGGCGATTTTTCAGGATGAAGCCAACCGGCTCCGCCAGGCCGTGCTGGACATCCGGGCGGCGGTTACGTCGCCGCAAAAGCTGGAGTAA
- a CDS encoding relaxase/mobilization nuclease domain-containing protein has product MATTAIWDVKDRLDRVINYASNPDKTENLDFSSRNLQGLQNVLEYAAREDKTEMQYYVTGINCDPSAAHKQMIQTKLQFQKKDGILAFHGYQSFAPREATPETAHAIGLKLAQELWGGRFEVVVSTHLDKHHLHNHFVLNSVSFVDGKRYYDNKATYAQLRKASDRLCKEYSLSVIENPQEDRSKHYAEWKAGQEGKPTWRGLIREDVDKVIFASMTFTQFIATLRKQGYEVKTGVKYIAVRPQGKERFVRLKTLGENYSEDAIKQRILQNRSPKRQEVLPEPRRKRIITGRSTDRKKTRKLKGLQALYFHYLYKMGILPKHTASRKQTHFLLREDIRHLQELTAQTKLLCKHRIENAEQLLSHQSMLEQEMAGLAADRKSLYHLLRRCKDGTRITEYKQQITGFSKKLSLLRKELKLCTGILSRSEAMKEKLSQIRHEKNERRREEKEHEQRSRSGRPNGQYEP; this is encoded by the coding sequence ATGGCTACCACAGCAATATGGGATGTCAAAGACCGGTTAGACCGAGTAATAAACTATGCCTCTAACCCCGACAAGACTGAAAATCTAGACTTTTCAAGCCGGAATTTGCAGGGTTTGCAGAATGTATTGGAATATGCAGCGCGGGAGGACAAAACAGAAATGCAGTATTATGTTACCGGTATCAATTGCGATCCATCTGCCGCCCATAAGCAAATGATCCAGACTAAGCTGCAGTTTCAGAAAAAGGACGGCATTCTTGCCTTCCACGGCTACCAATCCTTTGCACCAAGGGAAGCAACTCCCGAAACAGCCCATGCTATCGGCCTTAAGCTGGCGCAGGAGCTTTGGGGCGGGCGTTTTGAGGTTGTCGTTTCCACCCATTTGGACAAACACCATCTGCATAACCATTTTGTTCTTAACTCCGTTTCTTTTGTTGACGGCAAACGCTATTACGATAACAAAGCCACTTATGCTCAACTGCGCAAGGCCTCCGACCGGTTGTGCAAAGAATACTCTCTGTCCGTTATTGAAAACCCGCAGGAGGACAGGTCGAAACATTATGCCGAATGGAAAGCCGGGCAGGAAGGCAAGCCAACCTGGCGGGGACTTATCCGCGAGGATGTGGACAAGGTAATTTTCGCATCCATGACGTTCACGCAGTTTATTGCTACTCTCCGAAAACAGGGTTATGAAGTTAAAACAGGCGTCAAATATATTGCTGTTCGCCCGCAGGGCAAGGAACGGTTTGTCCGGCTGAAGACTCTTGGGGAAAATTATAGTGAGGATGCCATCAAGCAACGGATACTTCAGAACCGTTCTCCGAAGCGGCAGGAAGTTTTGCCGGAGCCCAGACGAAAACGCATTATCACCGGTAGAAGTACTGATCGGAAAAAGACCAGAAAACTCAAGGGCTTGCAAGCCTTATATTTTCACTACCTCTATAAGATGGGCATATTGCCAAAACACACCGCGTCCAGGAAACAGACGCATTTTTTATTGCGCGAGGATATCAGGCATTTGCAGGAACTAACAGCTCAAACCAAGCTGCTCTGCAAGCACCGGATTGAAAACGCTGAGCAGCTTTTGAGCCATCAGTCCATGCTGGAGCAGGAAATGGCAGGCTTGGCAGCCGACCGCAAATCTCTTTACCACCTTCTGCGCCGCTGTAAAGATGGTACGCGGATTACCGAATACAAACAGCAGATTACCGGGTTTTCCAAGAAACTGTCCCTGCTCCGGAAGGAGCTGAAGCTTTGCACGGGAATCCTGTCCCGCTCCGAAGCGATGAAGGAGAAACTATCTCAGATAAGACATGAGAAAAATGAGAGAAGAAGGGAGGAAAAAGAGCATGAACAGCGGAGCCGAAGCGGCCGACCAAATGGTCAATATGAGCCTTAA
- a CDS encoding PcfB family protein translates to MNSGAEAADQMVNMSLKGIEVMAKISGEGAKNLATYLYAVLKDQKKTKGKTRLEGLLRSGKELKVFAVKNKDLQKFSQEAKRYGVLYCVLRDKKNLDGMCDIMVRAEDASKISRIVERFKLATVDTASIKSEIEKAKAIRESQKEPAVKVTPAEKSPEDSIMERIAKPAHMEKATEPVDNPNPTTATTEKSRPSEPISARSGKTAEGAEHQRKSVRGELREIKDTQKEQAERLKRRTVREQPQVLKQNAGPQRQVKFPKSKTQER, encoded by the coding sequence ATGAACAGCGGAGCCGAAGCGGCCGACCAAATGGTCAATATGAGCCTTAAAGGGATTGAGGTAATGGCCAAAATCTCGGGCGAGGGGGCGAAAAATCTTGCTACTTACCTTTATGCCGTCTTAAAAGACCAGAAAAAAACTAAAGGCAAAACCCGGCTGGAGGGGCTTTTGCGGAGCGGCAAAGAGCTGAAAGTCTTTGCAGTCAAAAACAAGGATTTGCAAAAGTTTTCCCAGGAAGCCAAGCGCTATGGCGTTTTGTACTGTGTACTAAGGGATAAAAAGAATCTGGACGGGATGTGCGACATCATGGTGCGGGCGGAAGACGCTTCCAAGATCAGCCGCATTGTGGAACGTTTTAAACTTGCCACCGTGGATACGGCAAGCATCAAGAGCGAAATCGAGAAAGCGAAAGCTATACGGGAGTCGCAGAAAGAGCCGGCTGTCAAAGTAACTCCCGCCGAAAAAAGTCCTGAAGATTCTATAATGGAGCGGATAGCTAAGCCCGCTCATATGGAAAAAGCCACTGAGCCGGTCGACAATCCAAACCCCACGACGGCGACGACGGAGAAATCCCGTCCGTCCGAGCCTATCTCCGCGCGCAGCGGGAAAACCGCCGAGGGTGCTGAGCATCAAAGAAAATCCGTCCGCGGAGAACTGCGGGAAATCAAGGACACTCAGAAGGAACAGGCGGAGCGGCTTAAGCGCAGGACGGTTAGAGAACAACCACAAGTTTTAAAGCAGAACGCCGGTCCTCAAAGGCAAGTTAAATTTCCAAAGTCAAAGACCCAAGAGAGGTAA
- a CDS encoding VirD4-like conjugal transfer protein, CD1115 family, with amino-acid sequence MRRAETAKSNLVLFAVFLIPVVWAAMLTAPAMSGGFLEILAKLTAALNNPFDLVWVKDTPKCIFLFISAYALGIGIYLSTKRNYRRREEHGSARWGGAAAVNKKYRDKDRFQNKILTKDVCIGLNGRKHKRNLNVLVVGGSGSGKTRFYAKPNVMQANTSFVVLDPKGEILRDTGSLLKAKGYEIKVLDLINMQLSHCYNPFAYLQDDKDVLKLVTNLIRNTTPKGSNTNDPFWERSETALLEALTLYLLYEAPPEEQNFPMVMELIAAAEIREDDETYQSPLDELFERLEMREPEHLAVKQYNIFKLAAGKTAKSILISLGVRLEKFNLASIAGITSTDELELPFMGECKTALFAVIPDNDSSFNFIVGMLYTQLFQQLYFLADNVYGGRLPIHVHFVMDEFSNVALPDEFDKLLSTVRSREISVSIVLQNLAQLKALFKDSWESIVGNCDEFLYLGGNEQSTHKYVSELLGKETIDVNSYGQSRGRNGSYSTNYQLSGRELLTPDEVRMLDNRYALLFIRSERAVLDDKYDIFKHPNLKLTVDGGGEPYRHGGAENALDWRALSLNEESNYELLSGEELEVLLQS; translated from the coding sequence ATGAGGCGCGCTGAGACTGCAAAGAGCAACCTGGTACTCTTTGCGGTTTTTTTAATTCCCGTAGTATGGGCGGCCATGCTGACTGCTCCGGCCATGTCGGGCGGGTTTCTAGAAATTCTTGCTAAACTCACGGCGGCGCTGAATAATCCCTTTGACCTGGTCTGGGTGAAAGATACACCCAAGTGCATTTTTCTGTTCATAAGCGCCTATGCCCTCGGCATCGGGATTTACCTTTCCACCAAACGCAATTACCGACGGAGGGAGGAACACGGCAGCGCCCGATGGGGCGGCGCTGCCGCTGTCAATAAAAAATACCGGGATAAAGACCGGTTCCAAAATAAAATCCTGACCAAGGATGTCTGCATCGGCCTAAATGGCAGGAAGCACAAAAGGAATTTAAACGTGCTGGTAGTCGGAGGTTCCGGCTCCGGCAAGACCCGTTTTTACGCCAAGCCTAACGTGATGCAGGCCAACACCTCTTTTGTCGTGCTCGACCCCAAGGGCGAAATTCTACGGGATACGGGCAGCCTGCTGAAAGCCAAAGGCTATGAAATCAAGGTATTGGATTTAATCAACATGCAGCTTTCCCATTGCTACAACCCCTTTGCTTATCTGCAGGACGACAAGGATGTGCTCAAACTGGTGACCAACCTGATCCGCAATACCACACCCAAAGGCTCCAATACCAACGACCCTTTTTGGGAGCGTTCCGAAACCGCGCTCTTGGAAGCATTAACGCTGTACCTGCTGTACGAAGCGCCGCCGGAAGAACAGAATTTTCCGATGGTTATGGAATTAATCGCCGCAGCTGAAATCCGGGAGGATGACGAAACTTACCAAAGCCCGCTCGACGAGTTGTTTGAACGGCTGGAAATGCGCGAGCCGGAGCACCTGGCGGTCAAGCAGTACAACATCTTTAAGCTTGCGGCGGGGAAGACGGCCAAATCTATTTTGATCAGTCTGGGTGTTCGCTTAGAGAAGTTTAACCTTGCCTCTATTGCAGGTATCACTTCAACGGACGAGTTGGAGCTCCCGTTCATGGGAGAGTGCAAGACAGCGCTTTTTGCCGTCATACCCGATAATGATTCGTCATTTAATTTCATCGTCGGCATGCTCTATACCCAACTCTTCCAGCAGCTTTATTTTTTGGCTGACAACGTGTACGGCGGGCGGCTTCCCATCCATGTCCATTTTGTGATGGATGAATTCAGCAATGTTGCTTTACCGGACGAGTTTGACAAGCTGCTTTCCACCGTACGCTCCCGGGAGATCAGCGTATCCATTGTCCTGCAAAACCTGGCGCAGCTAAAAGCGCTGTTTAAAGACAGCTGGGAATCCATTGTCGGCAACTGCGACGAGTTTTTGTATTTAGGCGGCAACGAGCAATCGACTCATAAGTATGTTTCCGAGCTTTTAGGCAAGGAAACAATCGATGTCAACAGTTACGGACAGAGCCGGGGAAGGAACGGCAGCTATTCTACCAATTATCAATTATCGGGGCGAGAGCTTCTGACTCCCGATGAAGTGCGGATGCTGGATAACCGTTATGCTCTTCTGTTCATCCGAAGCGAACGGGCGGTACTTGATGACAAGTACGATATATTCAAACATCCCAATTTGAAGCTGACGGTTGATGGCGGCGGAGAACCGTATCGGCACGGAGGCGCGGAAAACGCTTTGGACTGGAGAGCCTTAAGCCTTAACGAAGAAAGCAATTACGAGCTTCTCTCCGGTGAAGAGCTGGAAGTTCTTTTGCAATCCTAA
- a CDS encoding toll/interleukin-1 receptor domain-containing protein, translating into MSVFISYSHKDSDFVDQLANALIERNIYFWMDRWELNVGDSLTDKIQTALTEASFLCVVLSKYSVDSDWCKREINAGLIRELEEKRVVILPILTEDCQIPLFLRDKLYADFRNDFTTGLNALISALSKEINSNLGRVGTPQYLTDWGLDWGLLTPDDSFVLYIDSISFAKDQAWSILANATIVANDKATKRYKEYVDIGLDWVMKINVLTIFAENFSKGQELKLLIKDNNRVTQEITVVDSKLGYEFKLIVSIRRLGEDTGKDILFNYGSILEIIASSSISRSRKLTNEETLKLFSIL; encoded by the coding sequence ATGTCAGTATTTATAAGTTATTCTCATAAGGATTCAGATTTTGTTGATCAATTAGCGAATGCTTTAATAGAAAGAAACATTTATTTTTGGATGGACAGATGGGAATTAAATGTAGGGGATTCACTTACTGATAAAATTCAGACTGCACTTACAGAGGCATCATTTCTGTGTGTAGTATTATCTAAGTATTCTGTTGACTCTGATTGGTGCAAACGAGAAATAAATGCAGGCCTAATACGAGAACTTGAGGAGAAAAGAGTCGTTATCCTTCCAATTTTAACGGAGGATTGTCAAATACCTTTGTTTCTACGCGATAAACTTTATGCAGATTTTCGGAATGACTTTACTACAGGACTTAACGCTTTAATTTCTGCTTTATCTAAAGAGATTAATTCAAATCTGGGGCGAGTAGGAACCCCCCAATACTTAACAGACTGGGGCCTGGACTGGGGATTGCTTACACCTGATGATTCATTTGTTCTATATATAGATTCAATTAGCTTTGCAAAAGATCAAGCATGGTCTATTTTAGCAAACGCGACCATAGTTGCTAATGATAAAGCTACTAAAAGATATAAAGAGTATGTTGATATCGGGCTGGATTGGGTCATGAAGATAAATGTTCTTACTATATTTGCAGAAAACTTTAGCAAGGGTCAAGAACTTAAGCTTTTAATTAAAGATAATAACCGTGTTACTCAAGAAATAACAGTTGTTGACTCTAAGCTTGGATATGAATTTAAGTTAATAGTATCTATAAGGAGATTAGGAGAAGACACAGGGAAAGATATCTTATTCAATTACGGATCTATTCTTGAGATAATTGCAAGTTCTTCAATAAGCAGATCGAGAAAATTGACTAATGAAGAAACTTTAAAGTTGTTCTCAATTTTATAA
- a CDS encoding PrgI family protein, with translation MEVKINREIRDYTESLFFGLSMRQFIFSLLAVGVAVGIYFGLRNVIGTETVSWVCILGAFPFAAMGFIRYHGMTAEQFLWAYLKSEFLLPKKLTFHPTNMYYEALKQTMQNKESEEWKRHD, from the coding sequence TTGGAAGTCAAAATCAACCGGGAAATCCGGGATTACACGGAAAGCTTGTTTTTTGGACTGTCCATGCGGCAGTTTATTTTTTCCCTCCTGGCTGTTGGCGTTGCCGTCGGCATCTACTTCGGCCTGCGAAATGTCATAGGCACGGAAACTGTAAGCTGGGTATGCATTTTAGGCGCGTTCCCTTTTGCAGCCATGGGGTTCATCCGCTATCATGGCATGACGGCGGAACAGTTTTTATGGGCGTACCTCAAATCAGAGTTTCTCCTGCCTAAAAAACTGACTTTCCATCCAACAAACATGTATTACGAAGCGTTGAAACAAACCATGCAGAATAAGGAAAGTGAGGAATGGAAACGCCATGATTAA
- a CDS encoding VirB4-like conjugal transfer ATPase, CD1110 family codes for MIKTLQKMMKQDKEKFVIPKGVQQVIPIKAVWPDGIFKVGNKFSKSFRFTDINYAVASKEDKEAMFLSYSELLNSLDSGATTKITINNRRLNKTDFESSILIPLREDALDEYRAEYNRMLLDKATGVSNIVQDKYVTVSVLKKNIEEARNYFSRIGADLITHFSHLGSKCAELDAVDRLRILHDFFRAGEETDFRFDLSETMRKGHDFKDYICPDTFEFEKDHFRMGNKFGRVIFLREYASYIKDSMVSELCDLNRSMMLSLDIIPIPTDEAVREVENRLLGVETNITNWQRRQNQNNNFSAVVPYDMEQQRKESKEFLDDLTTRDQRMMFAVLTMVHVADSKEQLDSDTETLLTTVRKHLCQFSTLTFQQMDGLNTALPIGLRKIEAIRTLTTESTAVFIPFRAQEISHSGGIYYGQNVISKNMIIANRKCLLNGNSFILGVSGSGKSFTAKREIVNQILSSDDDIILIDPEREYSLLVKAMGGEIIHISATSPNHINAMDMNRDYGDGANPVILKSEFVLSLCEQLIGGQNLGAKQKSLIDRCTASVYRKYLQSNFEGITPTLQDFHAELIKQDESEAQEIALAIELFTSGSLNTFAKPTNVDVNNRLICYDILDLGKQLLPIGMLVVLDSILNRITQNRAKGKNTFIIIDEIYLLFQHEYSANFLFTLWKRVRKYGAFCTGITQNVDDLLQSHTAKTMLANSEFIVMLNQASTDRMELARLLNISDLQLSYITNVDAGNGLIKVGSSLVPFADQFPRNTRLYRLMTTKPGEQVEVQ; via the coding sequence ATGATTAAGACCCTGCAAAAAATGATGAAGCAGGATAAGGAGAAGTTTGTTATCCCCAAAGGCGTTCAGCAGGTCATTCCCATCAAGGCTGTCTGGCCGGACGGAATTTTCAAGGTGGGCAACAAGTTTTCCAAATCCTTTCGTTTTACGGATATCAATTACGCAGTAGCCTCCAAAGAAGACAAGGAAGCGATGTTCCTGTCCTATTCTGAGCTGCTCAATTCCTTGGACAGTGGAGCGACTACCAAAATCACCATCAACAACCGCCGCTTGAACAAAACGGACTTTGAAAGCTCAATTCTAATTCCGCTTAGGGAGGACGCGCTGGACGAATACCGGGCGGAATACAACCGGATGCTTTTGGACAAGGCCACTGGTGTGAGCAATATCGTCCAGGATAAGTATGTAACTGTTTCTGTGCTGAAAAAGAATATCGAGGAAGCACGGAACTATTTTTCCCGCATCGGTGCGGATCTGATCACCCATTTTTCCCACCTGGGTTCCAAGTGTGCGGAGTTGGACGCTGTTGACCGCCTGCGCATCCTACATGATTTTTTCCGTGCCGGCGAGGAAACGGATTTCCGGTTCGACCTGTCCGAGACCATGCGAAAAGGACACGACTTCAAGGACTATATCTGTCCCGATACCTTCGAATTTGAAAAAGACCATTTCCGCATGGGAAACAAGTTCGGGCGCGTCATTTTCTTAAGGGAATACGCCAGTTACATCAAAGACAGCATGGTGTCCGAGCTCTGCGACTTGAACCGCAGTATGATGCTCTCTTTGGATATTATCCCCATCCCCACGGATGAAGCGGTTCGTGAAGTGGAAAACAGGCTGCTCGGGGTGGAAACCAACATAACCAACTGGCAGCGGCGGCAAAACCAGAACAATAACTTTTCTGCCGTTGTACCCTACGACATGGAGCAGCAGCGCAAAGAGAGTAAGGAATTCCTGGACGACCTGACCACCCGCGACCAGCGGATGATGTTTGCAGTTCTCACCATGGTACATGTTGCGGACAGCAAGGAGCAGTTGGACAGCGACACCGAGACTCTCTTAACTACGGTGCGGAAGCATCTCTGCCAGTTTTCCACCCTGACGTTTCAGCAGATGGACGGGTTGAACACGGCGTTGCCTATCGGATTGAGAAAGATTGAGGCTATCCGGACGCTGACCACCGAAAGTACAGCGGTGTTTATTCCTTTCCGGGCTCAGGAGATTTCCCACAGCGGCGGAATTTACTACGGGCAGAATGTTATTTCCAAGAACATGATTATTGCCAACCGCAAATGTCTTCTCAATGGAAATTCCTTTATTTTAGGCGTCTCCGGTTCCGGCAAGAGCTTTACTGCCAAGCGGGAGATAGTCAACCAGATCCTGTCCAGTGATGATGACATTATCCTGATAGACCCGGAAAGGGAGTATTCGCTCTTGGTCAAAGCCATGGGCGGCGAGATCATCCATATTTCCGCAACCTCCCCCAATCATATCAATGCTATGGACATGAACCGGGATTACGGGGACGGGGCCAACCCTGTCATCCTGAAATCCGAATTTGTTCTTTCCTTATGCGAGCAGCTGATCGGCGGCCAAAACCTGGGGGCCAAGCAAAAGTCCCTGATTGACCGCTGCACCGCGAGTGTATACCGGAAGTACCTGCAAAGCAATTTCGAGGGAATAACGCCTACCTTGCAGGATTTTCATGCGGAGCTTATAAAGCAGGACGAATCGGAAGCGCAGGAAATTGCCCTGGCCATCGAACTGTTTACCAGCGGCAGTCTGAACACTTTCGCCAAGCCGACCAATGTGGACGTGAACAACCGCCTGATTTGCTACGACATCCTGGACTTAGGCAAACAGCTTTTGCCCATCGGCATGCTGGTGGTGCTGGACAGCATCCTGAACAGGATTACTCAGAACCGGGCCAAGGGGAAAAACACCTTTATTATCATTGATGAAATATACCTGTTGTTTCAGCATGAGTATTCCGCCAATTTTCTTTTCACCCTGTGGAAGCGCGTCCGGAAATACGGCGCGTTTTGCACGGGCATAACCCAGAATGTCGATGATCTGTTGCAGAGCCATACGGCCAAGACAATGCTGGCTAATAGCGAATTTATTGTCATGCTCAACCAGGCTTCGACCGACAGGATGGAACTGGCCAGGCTCTTGAATATTTCCGATCTTCAGCTCAGCTATATTACGAATGTGGACGCGGGAAACGGACTGATTAAGGTGGGTAGTTCCCTGGTACCCTTTGCAGATCAATTCCCCCGAAACACCAGGCTTTACCGCCTGATGACTACTAAACCGGGTGAACAGGTGGAAGTCCAGTAA
- a CDS encoding C40 family peptidase, translating to MKEIRTKSTIKDIKVLDKASDVSRRMKNAYIRTKEQTRQNGHNEDGNYVNEAVGKVKDGSETVGRKTATAGDYGKNTVWRLKKHTFKTGASVPRTEQKFVQKPVFQPAEKATLTAEKTYSQTGRRIKQFDAASGKSVKQAARDTFKMVQGRVKTAERSAKTAIKTSQSAAQTAVKTAQSAKKMAQATRAVARVAGVSAKAATKTMVATIKAIIAALKTLIAMIAAGGWAAVVVILLVCLVGLMSSSVFGVFFSNEDSGKNTPVMSEAVSRLNGEFTAQLEQIEKENPHDTLDLSNNGNSTMVSNWRDVLAVYAVKVAADPEKGMEVATLDDTKLGIMRDIFWNMNKIDYWLETIEHTDGKTTSTETVLHICVTAKFYSDMLAQYHFNPQQVGMLNELIQDKYRELFMKLIGSYTNITLSPQEIASISQNLPPDLDEQRRNTVLAAYSLIGKVSYFWGGKSTVIGWDSRWGTLTKVTAEGSLTTGAVRPYGLDCSGYVAWVFVNAENNKDAVDIIGSGTSSQYAACTPVNWSNAQPGDLAFYLDLSHVGIVVGKQNGDMLIANCNAGENNVAVTSVSGASSSGFYMIGRPKFFE from the coding sequence ATGAAAGAAATAAGGACAAAATCGACTATTAAAGATATCAAGGTGTTAGATAAGGCCTCGGATGTATCCCGTAGGATGAAAAACGCCTATATCCGTACGAAGGAGCAGACTAGACAAAACGGGCATAACGAAGACGGCAACTATGTGAATGAGGCAGTGGGTAAAGTAAAAGACGGTTCGGAAACAGTTGGTCGAAAAACGGCAACTGCGGGAGATTACGGCAAAAACACAGTTTGGAGATTAAAGAAACATACCTTCAAAACCGGAGCCAGTGTTCCAAGAACAGAACAGAAATTTGTTCAAAAACCAGTTTTTCAACCGGCAGAAAAAGCAACGTTGACGGCTGAAAAAACTTACAGCCAAACAGGGCGCAGGATCAAGCAATTTGACGCAGCGAGCGGCAAAAGCGTAAAACAAGCGGCTAGAGACACGTTTAAAATGGTACAAGGAAGAGTCAAGACCGCTGAACGCAGTGCCAAAACTGCTATTAAGACCTCGCAATCAGCAGCTCAGACTGCCGTTAAAACCGCCCAATCTGCCAAAAAGATGGCGCAAGCAACGCGGGCCGTAGCGAGAGTAGCAGGTGTCTCGGCAAAAGCGGCGACAAAAACAATGGTGGCCACAATTAAAGCGATCATTGCAGCATTAAAGACCCTGATTGCTATGATTGCCGCAGGAGGCTGGGCGGCAGTTGTAGTTATCCTGCTGGTATGCCTTGTAGGGCTTATGTCAAGCTCGGTTTTCGGGGTTTTCTTTTCCAACGAAGACAGCGGCAAGAACACGCCGGTAATGTCGGAGGCCGTCAGTCGGCTGAACGGAGAATTCACGGCACAACTGGAACAGATAGAGAAGGAAAACCCGCATGATACGCTGGATTTGTCCAACAACGGCAACAGCACTATGGTCAGCAACTGGCGGGACGTCCTGGCAGTTTACGCGGTGAAAGTGGCTGCCGATCCGGAAAAAGGCATGGAAGTTGCCACCCTTGACGACACAAAATTGGGAATAATGCGGGACATCTTTTGGAATATGAATAAAATCGACTACTGGCTGGAAACGATTGAGCACACGGACGGGAAAACAACCAGTACCGAGACTGTTTTGCATATCTGTGTGACCGCAAAATTTTATTCGGACATGCTCGCCCAATATCATTTCAATCCGCAGCAAGTGGGGATGTTGAATGAGTTGATACAGGACAAATACCGAGAGCTATTTATGAAGCTTATCGGCAGCTATACGAATATTACTCTTTCTCCGCAGGAAATCGCTTCTATTTCACAAAACCTGCCGCCGGATTTAGATGAACAGCGCAGAAATACTGTTCTGGCAGCTTATTCCCTTATCGGCAAAGTAAGCTATTTTTGGGGCGGCAAATCCACAGTCATCGGCTGGGACAGCCGGTGGGGAACACTTACCAAGGTAACAGCTGAGGGAAGCCTAACCACCGGGGCAGTACGGCCTTACGGACTGGACTGCTCAGGATATGTGGCATGGGTATTCGTCAACGCGGAAAATAATAAAGATGCTGTAGATATAATAGGAAGCGGTACTTCAAGCCAGTATGCCGCCTGTACGCCAGTAAACTGGAGCAACGCACAGCCGGGGGATCTGGCGTTCTATCTCGACTTAAGCCATGTGGGTATAGTTGTTGGCAAGCAAAACGGAGATATGTTGATTGCCAATTGCAATGCCGGAGAGAACAATGTAGCGGTAACCAGTGTTTCCGGCGCAAGTTCATCAGGCTTCTATATGATTGGCAGACCTAAATTTTTTGAATAG
- a CDS encoding EAL domain-containing protein, protein MQKIKVFGFEALARWKNLKPNEVFWEAAQNNLVLELETLILTEICRIGKSTKGKTFINVHPSLPDPYFWECLKGKNVVLEITESDTICFTALNVLRDLGFILALDDFGTGSATLESLCLVEPEYIKLDKSLIQSKNILSRDSLITAFVGHATRMNTKVIVEGIENREQLQAARINGSHYGQGYFLGKPEIIC, encoded by the coding sequence TTGCAGAAAATAAAGGTATTCGGTTTTGAAGCTTTAGCCAGATGGAAAAATCTTAAGCCGAATGAAGTCTTTTGGGAAGCTGCCCAAAATAATTTAGTGCTGGAATTGGAAACTTTGATTTTGACGGAAATATGCCGGATCGGAAAAAGTACAAAAGGAAAGACGTTTATAAACGTTCATCCAAGCTTGCCCGATCCTTATTTTTGGGAATGTTTAAAAGGTAAAAATGTAGTTTTAGAAATAACGGAATCGGATACAATCTGCTTTACGGCTTTAAATGTCTTAAGAGATTTAGGTTTTATTTTGGCGTTAGATGATTTTGGTACCGGTTCGGCAACATTAGAATCTTTGTGTCTTGTCGAGCCTGAATATATTAAGCTTGATAAAAGCCTCATCCAATCAAAGAATATTTTAAGCCGGGATAGCCTGATAACGGCTTTTGTCGGACATGCCACAAGAATGAATACCAAGGTGATAGTTGAAGGCATAGAAAACCGTGAGCAATTGCAGGCTGCAAGGATAAACGGTTCTCACTACGGACAAGGTTATTTCCTCGGAAAACCTGAAATTATTTGTTGA